In Mixta intestinalis, the following are encoded in one genomic region:
- a CDS encoding DUF2786 domain-containing protein, with protein sequence MMNNTRQERLVSLVRKLLDLSRRNSNPHEAGLALSRAQRLMKQYGITEQEAGLSAIRKAPTQGAPSNAEKVPAWQESLVWAINHAFGCRAYYSWREANDGTYRRIVVFYGTGERPEVAAYAWDVLCRQLKDATTAYLKTQNKRLKLATRRHRADQFRAGWVCGVRRVISTFHISEQEVQLMENWMNNQNMKTATLRDVKDCRGSDLARQQGIEAGKNARLNHAVGGRGPVGIGYRAERS encoded by the coding sequence ATGATGAATAACACCCGACAGGAACGACTGGTCAGCCTTGTACGAAAACTGCTGGATCTGAGCCGTCGTAACAGTAATCCCCATGAAGCCGGTCTGGCACTCAGCCGGGCGCAACGCCTGATGAAACAATATGGCATCACTGAACAGGAGGCCGGCCTTTCCGCTATCCGGAAAGCCCCCACGCAGGGCGCCCCGTCAAATGCGGAGAAAGTGCCGGCGTGGCAGGAAAGCCTGGTCTGGGCAATTAACCACGCTTTTGGGTGCCGGGCGTATTACTCCTGGCGGGAGGCGAATGACGGTACATATCGTCGGATTGTGGTTTTTTACGGTACCGGTGAGCGGCCGGAGGTGGCGGCGTATGCCTGGGATGTGCTGTGTCGTCAGCTGAAGGATGCCACAACGGCATATCTGAAGACGCAAAACAAGCGGCTGAAGCTGGCCACCCGTCGTCACCGGGCCGATCAGTTCCGTGCTGGTTGGGTTTGTGGCGTACGCCGGGTGATATCGACCTTTCATATTTCAGAGCAGGAGGTGCAGCTGATGGAAAACTGGATGAACAACCAGAATATGAAAACGGCCACGCTCCGGGATGTGAAGGACTGTCGGGGCAGTGACCTGGCCCGACAGCAGGGTATTGAAGCCGGCAAAAATGCCCGCCTGAACCACGCTGTGGGTGGCCGTGGTCCGGTGGGTATTGGTTACAGGGCGGAGC
- a CDS encoding ParB family protein, with amino-acid sequence MSRKNPNVGAAMLQPGRKTSTAGESSATEAGVLLLPMVLTLDQLAPNPDNPRITRNPLYDDIKASIRASGLDSVPIVTRNPDNPDKYIFSNGGNTRYQILKELWQETGDERFWRIHTLVKPWPGRLKCLVGHLAENEVRGNLTFIEKALGVHHARTIYENEIGRSVSLRELSGLLAQEGLPVHYSSINRMEDTVRYLYPWMKELLESGLGAPQIRLLLSLRQEAERIWEQFVLLSDSSDACFTDVFGACCRKFDSPELWSPDMFRDELIGDLLQALPHPELNYDRWMIELDPKRHWQPDEKPPLPETLAISDGSVATDGDGGEQQSESEPPEQQEPPTGFSEPPSDPGNTVPPRTEIQPDMYGGASVISGGSEDITEPYSDDNTGDSDEALMSMLAPERESDDDGDDDVSTLSPIDDDAIWPIPAYQDDIEHLQNIVFLLAWELAEKLGCEDEILPDRDSDTSPGFRAVGDHCSAPAALLLSLAGLCPPRTSPCGLDAVLTGGPSQQDVPTLDDEHAMKLLRLMRVLRRLRELQREVTFTEEDNNDE; translated from the coding sequence ATGAGCCGTAAGAACCCAAACGTCGGGGCGGCCATGCTGCAGCCGGGGCGTAAAACCAGCACGGCCGGAGAATCCAGTGCGACGGAAGCTGGGGTACTGCTGCTTCCCATGGTGCTGACGCTGGATCAACTGGCTCCGAACCCCGATAACCCACGGATAACCCGCAACCCGTTGTATGACGATATCAAGGCGTCCATTCGCGCCAGTGGACTGGATTCGGTGCCGATCGTCACCCGTAACCCGGATAATCCGGATAAATACATTTTCAGCAACGGCGGAAATACCCGTTATCAGATCCTGAAGGAGCTGTGGCAGGAGACTGGTGATGAGCGATTCTGGCGTATCCATACGCTGGTAAAACCCTGGCCGGGCCGGCTGAAATGTCTGGTGGGGCATCTGGCGGAGAATGAAGTCCGCGGCAACCTGACGTTCATCGAGAAAGCGCTGGGTGTCCACCACGCCCGCACCATTTATGAGAATGAAATCGGTCGTTCTGTCTCACTGCGTGAGCTGTCCGGGCTGCTCGCGCAGGAGGGACTGCCGGTTCATTACTCTTCCATAAACCGTATGGAAGATACCGTCAGATATCTTTATCCCTGGATGAAAGAACTGCTGGAGTCCGGGCTGGGTGCTCCTCAGATACGGCTTCTTCTGTCTCTGCGGCAGGAAGCGGAGCGGATCTGGGAACAGTTCGTACTGCTGTCTGACAGCAGTGATGCCTGCTTTACCGACGTATTCGGGGCGTGCTGCCGCAAGTTTGATTCTCCCGAACTGTGGTCACCGGATATGTTCCGGGACGAACTGATTGGTGATTTGCTGCAGGCGCTGCCGCATCCTGAGCTGAACTATGACCGCTGGATGATCGAGCTGGACCCCAAACGTCACTGGCAGCCTGATGAAAAGCCTCCTCTTCCTGAAACGTTGGCCATATCTGATGGATCTGTCGCTACCGACGGTGATGGTGGTGAACAGCAGTCAGAATCAGAACCACCGGAGCAGCAGGAACCACCGACGGGCTTTTCAGAACCACCGTCAGATCCCGGGAATACTGTCCCCCCACGGACTGAGATTCAGCCGGATATGTACGGCGGAGCCTCCGTGATTTCCGGGGGCAGCGAGGATATTACGGAGCCGTACAGTGATGATAATACTGGCGACAGCGATGAGGCGCTGATGTCGATGCTGGCACCGGAGAGGGAGTCGGATGACGACGGGGACGACGATGTGTCTACGTTATCTCCCATTGATGACGATGCCATCTGGCCCATCCCTGCATATCAGGATGATATTGAGCATCTCCAGAATATCGTCTTCCTGCTGGCGTGGGAGCTGGCTGAAAAGCTGGGCTGTGAAGATGAAATCCTGCCTGACCGCGACAGTGATACCTCCCCGGGGTTCCGGGCCGTTGGTGACCACTGCAGTGCCCCGGCAGCCCTGCTGCTCTCTCTTGCCGGGCTCTGTCCGCCCCGAACTTCCCCCTGTGGTCTTGATGCTGTGCTGACGGGTGGGCCGTCGCAACAGGACGTACCAACGCTTGATGATGAACATGCCATGAAGTTGCTGCGCCTGATGCGTGTGCTGCGCCGCCTGCGCGAACTGCAGCGGGAAGTGACCTTTACTGAAGAGGATAACAATGATGAATAA
- the dnaB-PI gene encoding SPI-7-type island replicative DNA helicase, whose product MTNINIPCSYDAEQAVLGGLMLDNERWDEVVLLLAPDDFFVAQHRAIYRSMAELAAENQPLDLITLANHMELQRLLEPKGGFAYLAELSKNTPSAANILAYAGVVAEKSRLRQLQAVGNMLVTDVQAPGAKSSTLLESTESQLFRLAEREIAQTCTERVINDVMDAMVSRLETLTGMEGSSGTPTGFRELDEKTCGLQPGDLVLLAARPSMGKTALALASCAAAVRERPDAHVFIFSLEMPAEQLSMRLMAMLGRVELSRLRSGEMGDEEWARLSAAMSEIVAWNNRLVIDDTSYQTPSTLRARVRRYVRKYGKPSLIMVDYLQLMRSPEQENRTQEIAEISRALKALAKEFGCPVLALSQLNRQVEQRADKRPNNGDLRDSGALEQDADLIMFIYRDEVYNPGTMDIGVAEVIIGKQRQGPTGTMKVKFDGRYTLFSDFQEGGYDLGYQGGRV is encoded by the coding sequence ATGACGAATATCAATATTCCCTGCTCTTATGATGCAGAACAGGCTGTACTGGGTGGCCTGATGCTGGATAACGAACGCTGGGACGAAGTGGTCCTGTTGCTGGCACCTGATGATTTTTTCGTGGCCCAACACAGAGCCATCTACAGGTCCATGGCTGAGTTAGCTGCAGAAAATCAGCCGTTAGATTTAATTACCCTCGCAAATCATATGGAGCTTCAGCGACTTCTTGAACCGAAAGGTGGTTTTGCGTATCTGGCCGAACTCAGTAAAAACACGCCATCGGCGGCTAATATCCTGGCGTACGCCGGCGTGGTGGCAGAAAAAAGCCGTCTGCGCCAGTTGCAGGCGGTAGGCAATATGCTGGTTACCGATGTGCAGGCACCGGGGGCAAAATCATCAACCCTGCTGGAGTCAACAGAGAGCCAGTTGTTTCGCCTGGCTGAGCGGGAGATTGCGCAGACCTGCACGGAGCGGGTCATCAATGACGTGATGGATGCGATGGTCAGCCGCCTGGAAACACTGACAGGGATGGAGGGGAGCAGTGGGACGCCCACAGGCTTTCGGGAGCTGGATGAGAAAACCTGTGGTCTGCAGCCGGGCGATTTGGTGCTGCTGGCCGCCCGCCCGTCGATGGGAAAAACCGCTCTGGCTCTGGCGTCCTGCGCCGCAGCGGTAAGAGAACGTCCGGACGCCCACGTCTTTATTTTCAGCCTTGAAATGCCGGCAGAGCAGCTGAGTATGCGTCTGATGGCGATGCTGGGACGGGTGGAGCTGTCCCGGTTGCGCAGTGGTGAAATGGGAGATGAAGAGTGGGCCCGCTTGTCTGCTGCCATGAGCGAGATTGTGGCCTGGAATAACCGTCTGGTAATTGACGACACCAGTTATCAGACGCCATCCACTCTGCGAGCCAGAGTACGTCGCTACGTCCGTAAATACGGTAAACCCTCGCTCATTATGGTGGATTATCTGCAGTTGATGCGTTCACCGGAGCAGGAGAACCGTACCCAGGAAATCGCGGAAATCTCCCGGGCGCTGAAAGCGCTGGCAAAAGAGTTTGGCTGCCCCGTTCTGGCACTCTCTCAGTTGAACCGCCAGGTAGAACAGCGAGCGGACAAGCGCCCTAACAATGGCGATCTGCGGGATTCCGGGGCGCTGGAGCAGGATGCCGATCTCATCATGTTTATCTACCGCGATGAGGTCTACAACCCTGGTACGATGGACATCGGCGTGGCAGAAGTCATCATCGGCAAGCAGCGTCAGGGCCCGACCGGCACAATGAAGGTCAAGTTTGATGGCCGGTATACGCTCTTCTCCGATTTTCAGGAAGGCGGTTATGACCTGGGCTATCAGGGAGGGCGCGTATGA